DNA sequence from the Bacteroidia bacterium genome:
TTTCTGCGGTCAACCACTTCACGCCAAATTTCTGTTGGCAAAGCGTAATTGATGGTTGCCGGTTTATTCCAATCGGTGCGTTTGCTTACATCTTTTATGCCTTGTTCAATTTCTTTTGGCAAAGGTTCTTCCACACCTTTTTTTACTGCATCGTAAATGTATTGGTCGCCACTTTGCTTTACCATTTGCCACAATTCGGCATCTGTATTAAATGCTTTCGGGTAATGTCGTTTGGTTTCGTCAAACAAATAGGGCAGTATGCAATTTTTGCTGATATAGTCGGTAATATCTTCTTTGGTGTAGTAAGCACCCATATTTGCCCTGTCGTTGATATACTTCTCAAAGATGTATCCAATCACATCGGGGTTAATGTCTTTTCCGCTTGCCGTGTGGCGGGTATCTAAATGCCATTCGTATTGGTCGAAGAAATCAAAAAGGCGTTCAAAAGCTTTGTCGTCAATGTCAATGCTATCATTGCTTTTTTCCAGTTCGTGTTCGTCAAACAAACCACCGTTTAGGTAAGGGATTTTACCAATTTCAATTTTGGTGTCGGGGCTTTGTGTTGGGTCGTTCAATCCTTTATGAAATAATACCAATAGAAAATCACGATAGAAAGAGTAGAATTTTACTTTTCCCTTTTTGGCTTTGCAGGCAAGCAGTTTATCCCGCAGGTAGTTTTTATTGTTGTCTAAAAAACCTTTCTTCTGAATGAAGTAGCAAAACATCAGTCGGTTCAGCATCAATGAAGCATACCATTCTTGATTGGTTTTGTCGGAAATTCCTTTGATGAATTGCAGAAAAGCACCGTGTTCTTTTTTGAATTTATCGTAAAACTGCTTGGTAACTCTTTCGTTGTTTTGGTGGAAGTTGTCGGCAATGCGTTTGGTTACATCAATAATGGTGATGTGTTCTTCTTCGTCTATTTCAAAGAAAATTCCTGCTGCACGTTGGTAAAGCAATTCAGGGTCTTGGTTGATGTGCCAGCGGGTTTCGGTTACTTTGGTGGGTTTGCCCGATTGCCTTACCACTAATTGCCAAATCTGTTCGGTTTTCTTGGTATCAAAAAAGATAATTAAATGCTCTTGAAACAGTTTGGTTACCTTGGTTTCAATCTTTTTACGGGTGTTGTAGTCGGGAATTAAGCCATTGGAAAGGGGATTGCACAATAAGATTTTGAAACCGCTTTTTTCGGCAACTGCTTGTAAGGTGTAAGTTTCATTGTCAACTACAATGGGTTGTGTTGTTTTATCATTGTTCCAGCCCATATCATTAAACAGTTCTCGAAAGTTGAACGCTTTGATATAGTTGGAAAAATCCTTTTTCTCTAAACTCATTTTAGTTTCTTTATTTGTTGGTTAGCAACCAAAGATTTCATTTGGGTGATGGCAATTTGGTTCAATTGCTTTAATCGTTCCGGCTGTGATAAACCCTGATTGATTAAAACGGCATTAATACTTTCGAGATTAGATAATACAACCAATTGCTCGATGGTGGCATAGTCTCTCACATTGCCGTTTTTGCCAGTATTGTTGTCTCTCCACTGCTTTGCAGTAAAGCCAAAGAGTGCAACATTCAGCAAGTCAGCTTCATTGGCATACACAAAGCTGATTTGCGATTTGCTTAATTCTTTCGGTATCAGATTTTCTTTGATAGCATCGGTATGGATGTGGTAGTTGACTTTAGCCAAAGTGCGTTGTAGGTTCCATTCTAGTTTTAAGCGGTCGTTTTCATCGGCTTTGAGGCGTTGAAATTCCTTGATAAAGTAGAATTTAAACTCGGCACTAATCCAAGTGGCAAATTCAAAGGCAATGTCACGATGTGCAAATGTGCCTCCATAACGACCAGATTTAGAGATTATTCCTTTGGCATTAGTTGTTTCAATCCATTTTTGAGGGGTAAGTGTAAAACTGTTTGACCCTGACTCACTTTTAAACGCATCGAATTCGATGCGTTTAAAACCAGGGTTGTTTAATTGCTCCCACAAACCGCAAAATTCTATGACACTGCGTGTTCTCATCCAATTTTGGATAATATAGTTTGTCCTTTCTTGGTCTCTGTATCGAGCCATATCTGTTAAGGAGATAAAATCGTTTTCATCATTTTGAAGTATGGTTATTTCTGAACCTTCAACAATGATTTTTTT
Encoded proteins:
- a CDS encoding KilA-N domain-containing protein, producing the protein MAKNKKIIVEGSEITILQNDENDFISLTDMARYRDQERTNYIIQNWMRTRSVIEFCGLWEQLNNPGFKRIEFDAFKSESGSNSFTLTPQKWIETTNAKGIISKSGRYGGTFAHRDIAFEFATWISAEFKFYFIKEFQRLKADENDRLKLEWNLQRTLAKVNYHIHTDAIKENLIPKELSKSQISFVYANEADLLNVALFGFTAKQWRDNNTGKNGNVRDYATIEQLVVLSNLESINAVLINQGLSQPERLKQLNQIAITQMKSLVANQQIKKLK